One Elusimicrobiota bacterium genomic region harbors:
- a CDS encoding glutamine amidotransferase family protein, giving the protein MGCSIAGIIDESGKRFYGKEIICSIQKMYLRANGLGGGFAGYGIYPENKDDFCFHIIYNSEKIKEDTEDYLKSDFNILKSEPLPIRPIKKIINRPLLWRYFLQVKEEVKKQFYELTEEDIVMRSVMKINGGLSGAFIVSSGKNMGIFKGVGFASDIGKFYRLEEYSGYCWIAHDRFPTNTPGWWGGAHPFGLLNFSLVHNGEISSYGINKRYLEGFGYNLTLRTDSEAILYLFDLLLRRHNLPIEITHKILCSPLWSEIELMPEKEKKLFETLRIIYGSALINGPSAIIVSDGKMMFGFTDRVKLRPLVAARKGSKFYLASEECAIREVCPVPKNVFFLKSGEPAIGKLK; this is encoded by the coding sequence ATGGGATGCTCAATTGCAGGAATAATTGATGAAAGCGGGAAGAGATTTTACGGCAAAGAGATAATTTGTTCAATACAAAAAATGTATTTAAGAGCAAACGGTCTTGGCGGGGGGTTTGCCGGCTACGGGATTTATCCGGAGAATAAAGATGATTTTTGCTTTCATATAATTTATAACAGTGAAAAAATTAAAGAAGATACAGAAGATTATTTGAAAAGCGATTTTAATATTCTTAAATCAGAACCTCTGCCGATAAGACCGATAAAAAAAATTATTAACCGGCCGCTTTTATGGAGGTATTTTCTTCAGGTTAAAGAAGAAGTTAAGAAACAGTTTTATGAACTTACAGAAGAAGATATTGTAATGCGGTCAGTGATGAAAATTAATGGTGGATTATCCGGTGCTTTTATTGTATCTTCCGGTAAGAATATGGGTATTTTTAAAGGTGTCGGGTTTGCAAGTGATATCGGGAAATTTTACAGGCTTGAAGAATATTCCGGTTATTGCTGGATTGCGCACGATAGATTTCCTACAAATACTCCCGGTTGGTGGGGCGGGGCGCATCCTTTCGGGCTTCTTAATTTTTCGTTAGTTCATAATGGCGAGATTTCTTCATATGGAATAAATAAGAGGTATCTTGAAGGATTTGGATACAACCTTACGCTTCGTACTGATTCCGAAGCAATACTCTATCTTTTTGATTTGTTGTTAAGAAGGCATAATTTACCTATAGAAATTACCCATAAAATTTTGTGTTCACCATTGTGGTCTGAAATAGAACTAATGCCTGAAAAGGAAAAAAAACTTTTTGAAACTTTACGGATAATTTACGGTAGTGCCCTTATAAACGGTCCTTCCGCAATAATCGTTTCTGACGGCAAAATGATGTTTGGATTTACTGATAGAGTTAAGTTGAGACCATTAGTGGCTGCACGAAAAGGTTCTAAATTTTATCTGGCATCAGAAGAATGTGCAATCAGGGAAGTTTGTCCTGTACCGAAAAATGTATTTTTTCTTAAATCAGGCGAACCTGCTATAGGAAAATTAAAATAA
- a CDS encoding efflux RND transporter periplasmic adaptor subunit produces MVLKSFYKLSAFMILLSLVGCIKTKEKNELYGSGTLETNEINVSAKVIGKISYLAISEGQSVTKGQIIAKLDDLAKAEKDYVRAQKLFSENIIPAEQIEQAQQLKDNYVLTSPITGIVILQELFEGETATPGMPIVTLADTKTLWVKIYIPEDKIGKVKLGSKAKVYIDTFPDKNFGGTVINISDKAEFIPKNIQTKEDRITQVFAVKVAVENPENQLKIGMPADVYIEQ; encoded by the coding sequence ATGGTGTTGAAAAGTTTTTATAAATTATCGGCATTTATGATTTTACTTTCACTGGTTGGGTGTATTAAAACCAAAGAAAAAAATGAGTTATATGGGTCCGGGACGCTTGAAACTAACGAAATAAATGTCAGTGCAAAAGTTATCGGAAAAATTTCATATTTAGCGATAAGTGAAGGCCAATCCGTTACAAAGGGACAAATAATCGCCAAACTTGACGACCTTGCAAAAGCGGAGAAAGATTATGTGCGGGCTCAGAAATTATTTTCAGAAAACATAATACCGGCAGAACAGATTGAGCAGGCACAGCAGCTTAAAGATAACTATGTCTTAACCTCACCTATAACCGGTATTGTTATATTACAAGAACTGTTCGAAGGTGAAACCGCTACCCCTGGAATGCCGATAGTTACTCTGGCTGACACAAAAACTCTCTGGGTTAAAATTTACATACCTGAAGATAAAATCGGCAAAGTAAAACTCGGCAGTAAAGCTAAAGTATATATTGATACTTTCCCGGATAAAAATTTTGGCGGAACGGTGATTAATATTTCAGATAAGGCTGAATTTATACCAAAAAACATTCAAACCAAGGAAGACAGAATTACACAGGTTTTCGCTGTGAAAGTTGCTGTGGAAAACCCTGAAAATCAATTGAAAATAGGTATGCCCGCTGACGTATATATTGAACAATAA
- a CDS encoding ABC transporter ATP-binding protein has protein sequence MNQENYIIETNNLTKAYDTLIAVNNINLKIKRGEIFGFLGPNGAGKSTTIRMLCGILPPTSGDAFVNGFSITKEPEKIKRSIGYVTQKFGLYEDLTVEENLEFYASLFNIPSSRVNLNIDKTLELLKLSNRKNSLVSELSGGLKQRLAIASSMVHDPEIIFLDEPTAGVDPVLRKEIWDVLKNLSKQGVTLFLTTHYLEEAERCNTIGYIFNGLLTAVNTPENFKSGGKSLEEVYISFIKQ, from the coding sequence ATGAACCAGGAAAATTATATAATTGAAACAAATAATCTGACTAAAGCATACGATACGCTTATTGCTGTAAATAATATTAATTTGAAAATAAAACGCGGGGAAATTTTTGGGTTTCTCGGACCAAACGGTGCCGGTAAAAGCACCACGATAAGAATGCTTTGCGGTATTCTCCCCCCTACAAGCGGCGATGCTTTTGTTAACGGTTTCAGTATTACGAAAGAACCTGAAAAAATCAAACGAAGCATAGGATATGTAACTCAAAAATTCGGACTTTATGAAGACCTCACCGTAGAAGAAAATCTTGAATTCTATGCATCACTTTTTAATATTCCGTCAAGCAGGGTCAATCTTAATATAGACAAGACACTTGAATTGCTTAAATTGAGTAACCGTAAAAATTCACTTGTAAGCGAGTTGTCCGGCGGACTAAAACAACGGTTAGCAATCGCCAGTTCAATGGTTCATGACCCGGAAATAATATTCCTTGACGAACCTACAGCAGGCGTGGACCCGGTACTACGCAAGGAGATTTGGGATGTTTTGAAAAACCTGTCTAAACAGGGAGTAACTCTTTTTTTAACTACACATTATTTAGAAGAAGCTGAAAGATGCAATACTATCGGTTATATTTTTAACGGTTTATTAACAGCAGTTAATACACCTGAGAATTTTAAATCAGGCGGAAAATCTCTGGAAGAAGTTTATATTTCCTTTATAAAACAATGA
- a CDS encoding ABC transporter permease has protein sequence MKSLIYTVSRKEILHIIRDKRTLFMLFFLPVFQLIIFGYAVSVDLKHLSTVVLNRDNHNASRELISDFKNSTYFDINYYVLDRHEAEKILDSGKAKVILEIPPDFSKNIKLNRSVQVSLTVDGTDPNPANTAMNTASAITQSFGAKIYFQKTNMQPSVPVDLRARVYYNPDLRSANFMIPGVIGFLLQILIIILTSNTIVKEKEKGTLEVLITTPIKRYELIIGKLVPYIFIAFFDVIMVLSLGLLLFKVEIAGSLILLLSISFLFLCGSLGLGLFISSVAQNQYQAFQLLVPLFPLSVLLSGFIFARDGMPKILYYLGYMVPLTYFLKVLRGIMLKGIGIEYLLPETLALTAYTIFFVALSIFNFKKKLD, from the coding sequence ATGAAATCACTAATTTATACTGTTTCAAGAAAAGAAATTCTGCATATTATACGGGATAAAAGGACTCTGTTTATGTTATTTTTTCTTCCGGTGTTTCAGTTAATAATTTTTGGTTATGCAGTATCGGTAGATTTAAAACATTTATCAACAGTGGTATTGAATCGTGATAATCATAATGCAAGCAGGGAATTAATAAGTGATTTTAAAAATTCTACTTATTTTGATATAAATTATTATGTTCTTGACCGTCACGAAGCAGAAAAAATCCTGGATTCAGGTAAAGCCAAAGTTATTCTTGAAATTCCGCCGGATTTTTCAAAAAATATTAAATTAAACAGGTCTGTACAGGTAAGCCTGACAGTTGACGGAACAGATCCCAATCCTGCAAACACTGCAATGAATACAGCATCCGCAATTACACAATCGTTCGGTGCAAAAATTTATTTTCAAAAAACAAATATGCAGCCAAGCGTTCCCGTTGATTTGAGAGCAAGAGTGTATTATAACCCGGATTTAAGGTCTGCAAATTTCATGATACCCGGAGTTATCGGATTTTTACTTCAGATTCTGATAATAATCCTGACTTCTAATACCATTGTGAAAGAAAAAGAAAAGGGAACTCTGGAAGTCCTCATAACGACGCCAATAAAACGATATGAACTTATAATAGGTAAATTAGTACCTTACATTTTTATAGCTTTTTTTGATGTTATTATGGTGTTAAGTTTAGGATTACTGCTTTTTAAAGTGGAAATTGCAGGAAGTTTAATTTTGCTTTTATCAATTTCTTTTTTATTTCTCTGCGGTTCGCTGGGGTTGGGATTATTTATTTCTTCAGTTGCCCAGAACCAATACCAGGCTTTTCAATTGCTGGTTCCTTTATTTCCGCTGTCAGTATTATTGTCGGGATTTATTTTTGCCAGAGATGGCATGCCAAAGATATTATATTACCTGGGATATATGGTACCTTTGACCTATTTTTTAAAAGTACTTAGAGGTATAATGCTTAAAGGAATCGGTATAGAATATTTACTTCCTGAAACATTAGCACTTACCGCTTATACGATTTTTTTTGTTGCTCTGAGTATTTTTAATTTCAAGAAGAAACTGGATTAG
- a CDS encoding response regulator yields MKKRILIAEDDMAIVELLKASLEDAGYEVSYALNGVDALEVALRGKTPDLIIIDVIMPRMNGFELCSMLQSNEKTSQIPKLICTAEGSLGDIDKGLSLGAVGYIVKPFDLEKVREKISHILRD; encoded by the coding sequence ATGAAAAAAAGAATATTGATAGCAGAAGATGATATGGCTATTGTCGAGTTATTAAAAGCAAGCTTAGAAGACGCCGGCTACGAAGTTTCTTATGCTCTTAACGGTGTAGATGCACTGGAAGTAGCATTACGCGGTAAAACACCGGATTTAATCATTATTGATGTGATAATGCCGCGTATGAATGGTTTTGAGTTGTGCAGTATGTTGCAGTCAAATGAAAAAACAAGCCAAATTCCAAAGCTTATTTGCACTGCTGAAGGTTCACTTGGCGATATAGATAAAGGACTTAGCCTTGGCGCTGTTGGATATATTGTCAAACCATTTGACCTGGAAAAAGTGAGAGAAAAAATAAGTCATATACTTAGAGATTAA
- a CDS encoding M23 family metallopeptidase — MKKRYNIVSVLLVLIFILYGRISAYSIKISSFVFVQGDTIKAEITDYNKDYFYDLYFNDEKYAFVGISSGGAVILPEQVCYIGVPYDIKAGSYTINISEYRTDNENNTIRKIEIKIKKAKFPVQYLKFSPEKYSKIDAPENERERELIKKAVQENTPQKMWDGKFKLPVNGKIKGFFGVERRTKKRFLWQHKGIDISAAKGTPISAPANGKVILASEDFNINGKTVILDHGLGVTSVYIHLDKITVKNEDNIKKGEIIGNVGDSGLSTAPNLHWGIYVHSIPVNPLWWLKNE; from the coding sequence ATGAAAAAACGTTATAATATTGTATCTGTTTTATTGGTCTTAATATTTATCTTATATGGGAGAATTAGTGCATATTCTATAAAAATATCATCTTTTGTTTTTGTTCAGGGAGATACAATAAAAGCAGAAATAACTGATTATAATAAAGATTACTTTTACGATTTGTATTTTAACGATGAAAAATATGCCTTTGTTGGCATTTCTTCGGGAGGAGCAGTAATTTTACCGGAACAAGTATGCTATATAGGTGTACCTTATGATATTAAAGCGGGAAGTTACACGATTAATATTAGTGAATATAGAACGGACAATGAAAATAACACAATAAGAAAAATTGAAATAAAAATAAAGAAAGCCAAATTTCCGGTACAATACTTAAAATTTTCCCCGGAAAAATATTCAAAGATAGATGCTCCCGAAAATGAGCGGGAAAGAGAATTGATAAAAAAAGCAGTTCAGGAGAACACTCCTCAAAAGATGTGGGACGGTAAGTTTAAATTACCTGTTAATGGTAAGATAAAAGGTTTTTTTGGAGTTGAAAGAAGGACCAAAAAACGGTTTCTTTGGCAGCATAAAGGTATTGATATTTCCGCAGCTAAGGGTACTCCAATTAGTGCGCCTGCGAACGGAAAAGTCATTCTTGCTTCTGAAGATTTTAATATTAATGGAAAAACAGTTATATTGGACCACGGGCTTGGAGTAACAAGCGTATATATTCATTTGGATAAGATAACAGTGAAAAATGAGGATAATATTAAAAAAGGTGAAATTATCGGTAATGTCGGTGATTCCGGTCTTTCAACAGCACCAAATTTACACTGGGGCATATATGTACATTCAATACCTGTTAATCCATTGTGGTGGCTGAAAAATGAATAG